The Dehalococcoidia bacterium genome window below encodes:
- a CDS encoding argininosuccinate synthase: MSKGKCVLAYSGGMDSTISVVWIKEKYDLDVITLTVDLGAGPEIEGVKEKSKNAGAIDSVVLDVKEEFVNEYVFPALKAGGMYEDVYALSTALARPLMSKKLVEIARKYGAEYVSHGCTGKGNDQVRFDASIMTLSGDGDSIKIIAPAREWGMTRDEEKEYAAKAGLELREVGDNNRVYSIDRNLWGLAIEGEDLEDTWIEPPEDAFSWTSSVENAPDKPEILELGFDKGIPVSLDGKKLDGVTLIENLNLIAGKHGIGRVDHLENRLVGIKSREVYETPAAIILYNAISALETATLSREQQRIKSNLSKIYSDLVYDGRWFTLLRENIESFMNSVQKFSSGEVKLKLYKGNVTVIGRKSKFSLYDYDMSTYSTTDTFNHQSAEGFIDIYSLPARIQAKKQKFNDL, encoded by the coding sequence ATGTCTAAAGGAAAATGTGTTTTGGCATACTCTGGAGGAATGGATTCAACAATTTCTGTAGTATGGATAAAAGAAAAATATGATTTAGATGTTATTACTCTAACAGTTGATCTAGGAGCCGGTCCTGAGATTGAAGGAGTTAAAGAAAAGTCTAAAAATGCTGGAGCAATAGATTCTGTTGTTCTGGATGTTAAAGAAGAATTTGTTAATGAATATGTATTTCCTGCACTAAAAGCAGGTGGTATGTATGAAGATGTTTATGCTTTATCGACGGCATTAGCAAGGCCATTAATGTCAAAAAAACTAGTTGAGATAGCTAGAAAATATGGAGCAGAATATGTTTCCCATGGCTGTACTGGTAAAGGAAATGATCAAGTTAGATTTGATGCCTCCATAATGACTCTTTCTGGAGATGGAGATTCTATAAAGATTATTGCTCCAGCTAGAGAATGGGGAATGACAAGAGATGAAGAAAAGGAATATGCTGCAAAAGCTGGACTTGAATTAAGAGAAGTTGGTGATAATAATAGGGTCTACTCCATAGATAGGAATTTATGGGGCTTAGCAATTGAAGGAGAAGACCTGGAAGATACTTGGATAGAACCTCCTGAAGATGCCTTTTCGTGGACATCAAGTGTTGAGAATGCTCCTGATAAACCTGAAATATTAGAATTAGGTTTTGATAAAGGTATACCTGTATCTTTAGATGGGAAAAAATTAGATGGTGTTACTCTTATTGAAAATTTAAACTTAATAGCTGGAAAACATGGTATCGGAAGAGTTGATCATCTTGAGAATAGATTAGTTGGAATTAAGAGTAGAGAAGTTTATGAAACTCCTGCAGCTATTATTTTATACAATGCGATAAGTGCATTAGAAACGGCTACTTTATCAAGAGAACAACAAAGAATAAAATCTAATCTTTCAAAAATTTACTCGGATCTCGTTTATGATGGTAGATGGTTTACTTTACTCAGGGAAAATATAGAATCATTTATGAACAGTGTTCAAAAATTTTCATCAGGTGAAGTTAAGCTAAAGCTCTACAAAGGAAATGTAACTGTTATTGGAAGAAAATCAAAGTTTTCTCTTTATGACTATGATATGTCTACATACTCTACTACAGATACTTTTAACCATCAATCTGCTGAAGGATTTATTGATATTTACTCTTTGCCTGCAAGAATTCAGGCAAAAAAACAAAAATTTAACGATTTATAA
- the argH gene encoding argininosuccinate lyase, whose protein sequence is MTKNINNKTSSVQGGKIYGDFTSSFHSDIRMYSEDIDVSIAYSKMLKKIGILSSQESELIKNSLEEIRKEIKDNKFDWDDTLEDIHLNIENSMYKKIGEVAGKLHYGRSRNDQVATDSRLYFLRNVDLIISSIIKFLEVLIKLSEKNIELLLPGYTHLQKGQPILISHNLMSYFSMISRDLSRFQNTRFNLDNMPLGSGAFAGVTIPLDRDLLADELGFSRVSSNSIDSVSSRDHITDLLYSCSSIMINLSRISEELIIWNTEEFNFINIPDEFTTGSSIMPQKRNPDYFELIRGKSGIPIGHLVSLLTSLKGLTFTYNRDLQEDRKGAMDSIEIVSQSLEVFSNLFSNLTFNQKIMLDSAHNSNILATDFADYLANKKMPYREAYEIVKTISSSLEGKYIHQISLNELRKFSKLFEEDVLDISLRNSIERRNSFGGTSTDSVKNQIKEAKIFLSKIKNEK, encoded by the coding sequence TTGACAAAGAATATAAATAATAAAACATCTTCCGTTCAAGGAGGTAAAATATATGGTGATTTTACTAGTTCTTTTCATTCTGACATAAGGATGTATTCTGAAGATATTGATGTATCAATAGCTTATTCTAAAATGCTAAAAAAAATTGGAATATTATCTTCTCAAGAAAGTGAATTAATTAAGAACTCTTTAGAAGAAATTAGGAAAGAAATAAAAGATAACAAATTTGATTGGGATGACACTCTAGAAGACATTCACTTAAATATTGAGAATTCAATGTATAAAAAAATAGGTGAAGTTGCTGGTAAGCTTCATTATGGAAGGTCCAGGAACGATCAAGTAGCAACAGATTCTCGATTATATTTCCTAAGGAATGTGGATTTAATTATATCTTCTATAATTAAATTTTTAGAAGTTCTTATTAAGCTTTCAGAAAAAAATATTGAACTTTTATTGCCTGGTTATACACATCTACAAAAAGGCCAACCAATCCTAATTTCTCATAATTTGATGTCATACTTTTCTATGATTTCTAGAGATCTTAGTCGTTTCCAGAATACTAGATTCAATTTAGATAACATGCCACTCGGTTCTGGTGCGTTTGCTGGTGTCACAATTCCCTTAGATAGAGATTTATTAGCTGATGAATTAGGATTTTCTAGAGTTTCATCAAATTCTATTGACTCCGTATCATCAAGAGATCATATTACTGATTTGCTTTATTCCTGTTCGTCTATCATGATAAATTTATCTAGAATTTCTGAAGAATTAATAATTTGGAATACAGAAGAGTTTAATTTTATTAATATTCCAGATGAGTTTACTACTGGTTCAAGTATTATGCCCCAAAAAAGAAATCCTGATTATTTTGAATTAATAAGAGGTAAATCAGGGATTCCTATAGGCCACTTAGTATCACTTTTAACTTCACTAAAAGGACTTACTTTCACATATAATAGAGATTTGCAAGAAGATAGAAAAGGAGCAATGGACTCAATTGAAATTGTTTCTCAATCCCTTGAAGTTTTCTCAAATTTATTTTCTAATCTGACATTTAATCAAAAAATAATGCTAGATTCTGCTCATAATTCTAATATTTTAGCTACTGACTTTGCTGATTATTTAGCAAATAAAAAAATGCCTTATAGAGAAGCTTATGAAATAGTAAAAACTATATCCTCATCATTAGAAGGTAAATATATACATCAAATTTCATTAAACGAATTAAGAAAATTTTCCAAACTTTTTGAAGAAGATGTACTTGATATTTCATTAAGAAATTCTATTGAAAGAAGAAATTCTTTTGGAGGAACATCTACTGATTCCGTAAAAAATCAAATAAAAGAAGCTAAGATTTTTCTATCAAAAATCAAAAATGAAAAATAA
- a CDS encoding ribulose-phosphate 3-epimerase codes for MKNKDIFLSASILSSDFKNLENEITALNQSGIDEFHLDVMDGNFVESISFGDPIIKTVRSLTSIPIEAHLMVDKPNNFVENFAKLGVDIFTFHIESKSDILKTISNIKNNGMKVGIALNPDTPIEIIEPYLQQIDRILFMTVYPGKGGQKYIEDINNKILEFSNNKSISQNLLIAIDGGVKPETVLGGYNSGAKLFVSGTGILNSNLGFRGAVNEFRKVILE; via the coding sequence ATGAAAAATAAAGACATATTCTTAAGCGCATCGATTCTATCTTCAGATTTTAAGAACTTAGAAAATGAAATAACAGCCTTGAATCAATCTGGTATTGATGAATTTCATTTGGATGTAATGGATGGTAATTTTGTTGAATCCATATCATTTGGTGATCCTATAATTAAGACAGTTAGGTCACTAACATCAATACCTATAGAAGCTCATCTAATGGTAGACAAACCTAATAATTTTGTAGAAAATTTTGCTAAACTCGGGGTTGATATATTTACCTTTCATATTGAAAGTAAATCTGATATTTTAAAGACAATTTCTAATATAAAGAATAATGGAATGAAGGTTGGAATTGCATTAAATCCAGATACTCCTATTGAAATAATCGAGCCATATCTACAACAAATTGATCGAATTTTATTTATGACTGTATACCCTGGTAAAGGTGGTCAAAAATATATAGAAGATATAAATAATAAAATTTTAGAATTTTCAAATAATAAAAGTATAAGTCAGAACTTATTGATCGCAATAGATGGAGGAGTCAAGCCAGAAACTGTTTTAGGTGGATATAATTCTGGAGCCAAACTATTTGTGTCTGGAACAGGTATTTTGAATAGCAATTTAGGTTTTAGAGGAGCTGTGAATGAATTTAGAAAAGTTATTTTAGAATAA
- a CDS encoding 50S ribosomal protein L28 — MPVDPRKHLGLGPIKKPLFGHNRSHALNATQKISKPNIQKRKIKINDKEYVVKLTAREIRTLDKKGVILK, encoded by the coding sequence ATGCCAGTTGATCCAAGAAAACATCTAGGTTTAGGACCAATAAAAAAACCTTTATTCGGTCACAACAGGTCTCATGCACTAAACGCTACACAAAAGATTTCTAAACCCAATATTCAAAAGAGAAAAATAAAAATAAATGACAAGGAATACGTTGTAAAGCTTACTGCTAGAGAAATTAGAACTCTAGACAAAAAAGGTGTTATTCTAAAATAA
- a CDS encoding DAK2 domain-containing protein has protein sequence MNLNKEISLSEISQAIKTFIYSLELYKEKINNLNVFPVPDGDTGTNMLLTIKNVDQDLDSKSDMHSLLTHLRQASLMEARGNSGVILSQFFQGLLTSYESNKCFTISSLVTSFTIAAENTRKSLPNPVDGTMMTVYEEIARAASKGLSKSENLEDLLEIIAKGAVLSVKNTPNKLKILREAGVVDSGGLGLAIMMNAWYLSIIQKEIEKDLDIVYLEMISGLSDKVSENFINSSDELEWGNCTVFTIKGENFDIDYQRKQIAKFGKSPVITGDSNLIKVHIHVLDENEVINYSKKIGTVENIFVQNMDDQTKIFSSRKRNYDLIKTSVISICEGNGIVEAFFEAAGDGMHIVEGGSKNNPSIKIIMNEIDKIKSDNIIILPNNSNISTTVKQLIDLNNNKKIHMIPTRSIQQGIASIFSYDSSKNFDINLKNMNDSLKVIEEAFVTISTRDVVFDGKQIKKNNFFATLNNKIYDSYDSADLGLISISRELLRRNEILTIFVGHDSIMDNYDYLESQILQNYSDKEVVIVNGNQSYYNYLLLAE, from the coding sequence ATGAATTTAAATAAAGAGATCTCTTTAAGTGAAATTTCTCAAGCTATTAAGACATTTATATATAGCTTAGAGTTATATAAGGAAAAAATTAATAATCTAAATGTATTTCCTGTGCCTGATGGTGATACTGGAACTAATATGTTACTTACAATAAAGAATGTTGATCAAGATCTTGATTCAAAGTCAGATATGCATTCTTTATTAACTCACTTACGGCAAGCTTCACTAATGGAAGCAAGAGGAAACTCAGGAGTTATTCTTTCACAATTTTTTCAAGGTCTACTAACTTCTTACGAAAGTAACAAATGTTTTACGATTTCATCTTTAGTTACTTCATTTACTATTGCAGCTGAAAATACTAGAAAATCTTTACCTAATCCTGTAGATGGAACTATGATGACTGTATATGAAGAAATAGCCAGAGCGGCAAGTAAAGGGCTAAGTAAATCTGAAAACTTAGAAGATTTACTAGAAATAATTGCTAAAGGAGCAGTTTTATCTGTAAAAAACACTCCTAATAAATTAAAGATCCTTAGAGAAGCAGGAGTAGTGGATTCAGGTGGCTTAGGTTTAGCTATTATGATGAATGCTTGGTATTTATCAATAATTCAAAAAGAAATAGAAAAAGATTTAGATATTGTTTATTTAGAAATGATATCAGGTCTTTCAGATAAAGTTTCTGAAAATTTTATAAATTCTAGTGATGAACTAGAGTGGGGTAACTGTACAGTTTTTACTATAAAAGGTGAAAATTTTGATATTGACTATCAAAGAAAACAAATTGCTAAATTTGGTAAATCACCTGTTATTACTGGAGATTCAAACCTAATTAAAGTGCATATTCATGTTTTGGATGAAAATGAAGTAATTAATTATTCTAAAAAAATAGGAACTGTTGAAAATATTTTTGTTCAAAATATGGATGATCAAACTAAGATTTTTTCATCAAGAAAAAGAAATTATGATCTTATCAAAACTTCAGTAATTTCAATTTGTGAAGGCAATGGCATAGTTGAAGCTTTTTTTGAAGCTGCTGGTGATGGGATGCACATTGTTGAGGGAGGTTCGAAAAATAATCCTAGCATAAAAATAATAATGAATGAAATAGATAAGATTAAGTCAGATAATATTATTATTCTTCCAAATAATTCAAATATTTCAACAACTGTAAAACAATTAATTGACCTCAATAATAATAAAAAAATACATATGATACCCACTCGTTCGATTCAACAAGGCATAGCTTCAATTTTTTCATATGATTCATCAAAAAATTTTGATATTAATCTAAAAAATATGAATGACTCTCTCAAAGTGATTGAAGAGGCATTTGTAACTATTTCAACCAGAGATGTTGTTTTTGATGGGAAGCAAATAAAGAAAAATAATTTCTTTGCCACATTGAACAACAAAATTTATGACTCTTACGACTCTGCCGATTTAGGACTAATTAGTATTTCAAGGGAATTATTAAGAAGAAATGAAATATTAACCATTTTTGTTGGTCATGATTCTATTATGGATAATTATGATTACTTAGAAAGTCAAATTTTACAAAACTATAGTGATAAAGAAGTTGTCATTGTGAATGGTAATCAATCATACTATAATTATCTATTATTAGCAGAATAA
- a CDS encoding DegV family protein, which yields MSKIALVTDSTSDLPKKVAEKQGIFVVPLNLHFGDETFIDGIDITSSEFYPKLIDSEFHPSTSQPSVGKFIKTYEEILQSYDSIISIHMSSKLSATHSSAVQAKEQISNDNIRIIDSKNGTLGLGSLVYSVSKLMKKENNLDNLVTETESLVDKSQFYGLCATLEYLAKGGRIGKAQEFVGSLLKLKPILSTRGFDGEIGSVAKVRTFSKGMDYLVNIVENNKIEDLFVVHGGNFESAEKLIEKLEKVIDKKKIIVSEFGPVVGTHLGPGSFGIGFVGSE from the coding sequence ATGTCAAAAATAGCTTTAGTAACAGATAGTACATCAGATCTACCAAAGAAAGTAGCAGAAAAACAAGGAATATTTGTTGTTCCACTTAATTTACATTTTGGAGATGAAACATTTATTGATGGAATAGATATAACTTCTTCTGAGTTTTATCCTAAATTGATTGATTCTGAGTTTCATCCCAGTACATCTCAACCTTCAGTTGGTAAATTTATAAAAACATATGAAGAAATACTTCAGTCATACGATAGTATAATATCGATTCATATGTCTTCTAAGCTAAGTGCTACTCATTCTTCTGCTGTGCAAGCTAAAGAACAGATTTCAAACGATAATATAAGAATTATTGATAGTAAAAATGGCACATTAGGTTTGGGGTCTTTGGTTTATTCTGTTTCTAAGTTAATGAAAAAAGAAAATAATTTAGATAATTTAGTAACTGAAACTGAAAGTCTTGTTGATAAATCACAATTCTATGGATTATGTGCAACTTTAGAATATTTGGCAAAAGGAGGAAGAATAGGTAAGGCTCAAGAATTTGTTGGCTCTTTGCTTAAGCTAAAACCAATACTTTCTACTAGGGGATTTGATGGTGAAATAGGTTCAGTAGCTAAGGTTAGAACTTTTTCTAAAGGTATGGATTACTTGGTTAATATTGTTGAGAATAATAAAATTGAAGACTTATTTGTAGTACATGGTGGAAATTTTGAAAGTGCTGAAAAATTAATCGAAAAATTAGAAAAAGTAATAGATAAGAAGAAAATTATCGTCTCAGAATTTGGTCCAGTTGTAGGTACTCATTTAGGACCAGGTTCATTCGGAATTGGATTTGTTGGTTCGGAGTAA
- the recG gene encoding ATP-dependent DNA helicase RecG: MIEKKVDRLKRLVSILSQEYHLGLNDQSVELGLDHYIRNNFFDVDWIMNTYPMNQRSYKNLGIGERHIWIKNLISKITYELKVFEANISKELLLRNLPLETPVDQIPFINKRITSKFSNIGIYNLRDLILHFPFRYEDYTNIQNIKFLLENQNATVIGKISKKILIKRMNAPQIIVEDSTGSITVTFFNMSYLIRELKVGQNIAIAGQVKKFRNSLQFTNPEYEVFKDSPKRFQYLQPIYHSTERLSQEMIKTRISAAIKSNAIEKIDEFIPEEILKKNNLYSLQSSIKRLHFSKSIDEKNKASKSFAFHEVFENQISVKYRKKQREKNITSYAFTSFNENYKFISKYLPFELTKDQKNTIFQIGNDLSDRLPMARLLQGEVGSGKTIVALIALICTAMEDQQGILLAPTEVLAEQHFLNLSELVEGSLQFGNEENIRIFSINKKKKIALLTGSLNQKIKDKTRSMIVNKEIDIIVGTHALLQEEISKNLSGLIVIDEQQRFGVEQRNLLLKRQPIPNMLAMSATPIPRTLNMTLYGDLSISVIKTMPNRKRDVKTIWMRNSQFDEVISNIEDELKKGSQIFYVSPHIDSSEKIEVSSVIREYEKLSLSKLSKYKIDLLHGRMKIEKKQKIMENLRKGKIDILVSTPLIEVGVDIPNATLIVINSAERFGISQLHQLRGRVGRGDKESKCIIVSSDEITEITEQRLNAIVKSNDGFKLSEEDLKIRGPGEIDKTKQSGFPHYKIADPLDFEMIKDVNEIATNIIEQDPDLNNNERIKKIIKKVNSSNISLG, translated from the coding sequence GTGATAGAAAAGAAAGTAGATAGACTTAAGCGACTAGTTTCTATTCTTTCTCAAGAATATCATCTTGGACTAAATGATCAATCTGTTGAATTAGGATTAGATCACTATATCAGGAATAATTTTTTTGATGTTGATTGGATTATGAATACATATCCTATGAATCAAAGATCTTATAAAAATTTAGGAATTGGTGAGAGGCATATTTGGATAAAAAATCTAATTTCAAAAATTACTTACGAATTAAAGGTATTTGAGGCAAATATAAGTAAAGAGTTATTATTAAGAAATTTGCCCCTAGAAACTCCAGTTGATCAAATACCCTTCATAAACAAAAGAATCACATCGAAATTTTCAAATATAGGAATTTATAATCTTAGAGATTTAATTCTACATTTCCCTTTTAGATATGAAGACTATACAAATATTCAAAATATAAAATTTCTTTTAGAAAATCAGAATGCAACAGTTATAGGGAAAATATCTAAAAAAATTCTAATTAAGAGAATGAATGCACCACAAATAATAGTTGAAGATTCAACAGGTTCAATCACTGTAACATTTTTTAATATGTCCTATCTTATTAGAGAACTAAAAGTTGGTCAAAATATTGCAATTGCAGGACAGGTAAAAAAATTTAGAAATTCATTACAATTTACTAATCCTGAATATGAGGTTTTCAAAGATAGTCCTAAAAGATTTCAATATCTACAACCGATTTATCATTCTACGGAAAGACTATCTCAAGAAATGATAAAAACTAGAATATCTGCAGCTATTAAGTCAAACGCAATAGAAAAAATTGATGAATTCATTCCTGAAGAAATCCTGAAAAAAAATAATCTTTATTCCCTTCAATCATCAATAAAAAGATTACATTTTTCAAAAAGTATAGATGAAAAAAATAAAGCCTCAAAAAGTTTTGCTTTTCATGAAGTTTTTGAAAATCAAATTTCAGTGAAATATAGAAAAAAACAAAGAGAAAAAAATATAACTTCATATGCATTTACTTCATTTAATGAAAATTATAAATTCATCAGTAAATATCTACCTTTTGAATTAACCAAAGATCAAAAAAATACAATTTTTCAAATAGGAAATGATTTATCAGATAGATTGCCTATGGCTCGATTGTTACAAGGTGAAGTTGGATCAGGGAAAACTATAGTAGCTTTGATAGCTCTTATATGTACAGCCATGGAAGATCAGCAAGGAATTTTGCTTGCTCCAACAGAAGTTCTTGCAGAACAACACTTTTTGAATTTATCAGAATTAGTTGAAGGATCACTACAATTTGGGAATGAAGAAAATATAAGAATATTTAGTATAAATAAAAAGAAGAAGATAGCTTTATTAACTGGATCTTTAAATCAAAAAATAAAAGATAAAACTAGATCAATGATTGTTAATAAAGAGATTGATATTATCGTGGGAACCCATGCATTACTTCAAGAAGAAATATCGAAAAATTTATCTGGATTAATAGTTATTGATGAGCAACAAAGGTTTGGTGTAGAACAGAGAAATTTATTACTAAAAAGACAACCTATTCCAAATATGCTAGCTATGTCAGCAACACCTATTCCTAGAACACTTAATATGACTTTATATGGAGATTTATCAATATCTGTAATAAAGACAATGCCAAATAGAAAAAGAGATGTTAAGACGATTTGGATGAGAAATAGTCAATTTGACGAAGTAATATCTAACATCGAGGATGAGTTGAAAAAAGGTTCTCAAATATTTTACGTTTCACCTCATATAGATTCATCTGAAAAAATTGAAGTATCTTCAGTAATCCGAGAATATGAGAAATTATCTCTAAGTAAACTCTCAAAATATAAAATAGATCTTTTGCACGGAAGAATGAAGATAGAAAAAAAGCAAAAAATTATGGAAAACTTAAGGAAGGGAAAAATTGATATTTTGGTTAGTACTCCATTGATTGAAGTTGGAGTAGATATTCCAAATGCTACATTAATTGTTATTAATTCAGCAGAAAGATTTGGTATTTCTCAGCTTCATCAATTAAGAGGAAGGGTTGGTAGAGGAGATAAAGAATCAAAGTGTATTATAGTTTCTTCAGACGAAATAACAGAAATTACTGAACAAAGATTAAATGCAATAGTAAAAAGTAATGATGGATTCAAGCTTTCTGAGGAAGATCTTAAGATTAGAGGTCCCGGTGAAATAGATAAAACTAAACAAAGTGGATTCCCCCACTATAAAATAGCAGACCCTTTAGATTTTGAAATGATAAAGGATGTAAATGAAATTGCAACAAATATCATTGAACAAGATCCTGATCTAAATAATAATGAAAGGATTAAGAAAATTATAAAAAAGGTTAATTCTAGCAATATAAGTTTAGGATAA
- the leuS gene encoding leucine--tRNA ligase codes for MLKPDTEAYIPSKVESKWQKIWKNSEIYKTSDKIPSKKNWYALSMFPYPSGDLHIGHWFAFTPADAHARFKRLEGYNVMHPQGFDAFGLPAENAAIKRNINPKKWTFDNINNMEKQFDMMGNSYDWNRKLITCTPEYYKWNQKFFIEMYKKGLAYRKNGPVWWDPIDQTTLANEQVVDGKSERSGAEVVKKLMPQWYFKITDYAEELLDMSTLEWPEKIKQMQRNWIGKSEGVTINFSVENHNEKISTFTTRIDTIYGVTFVVLAPEHPLIKSLSLDKNKSVQSYIRRSQKMSEIDRTSTIREKTGVKTDIFCINPVTNEKLPVFIGDYVLASYGTGAVMGVPAHDERDFIFAKKYELPIKVVISPDGSNDIELNDAFTGNGIQINSGEFNGISNNDGKKKIADLVSDKGFGKKTITYHLRDWLISRQRYWGTPIPMLYDNNNEIIPVEDEYLPVILPDAKEFMPTGQSPLTLDKEFLYFDHPKYGKLRRETDTMDTFMDSSWYHLKFASPGILDLPFEKEKIDLWSPVDQYMGGAEHAVMHLLYARFFNKVLRDLGYLDFDEPYKRLFNQGVMLARHMKISKRNNPLNPEPLVKKYGTDSVRAYLMFLGPWDRGGDWSDSGINGVYRWLNRVWDMMIIKYKENKISEEETKKTIQISNQTTKNVLNDMSNFKFNTSIASLMEYTNYLSKIKKQGSISNSDWQDACKRLLIHLSPICPHITEEIWLILGNKSSIHLQNNPTFEEKLIEKDTFTLIVQINGKLRDQIEMKKGLSEQDIKNSVLNSEKVLKYISNKEIVKEIYVQDKLYNLVIK; via the coding sequence ATGCTGAAACCTGATACTGAAGCTTATATACCATCTAAAGTAGAATCAAAGTGGCAAAAAATATGGAAGAATTCTGAAATATACAAGACTTCAGATAAAATTCCATCAAAAAAAAATTGGTACGCATTATCAATGTTTCCTTATCCTTCCGGTGATCTACATATAGGCCATTGGTTTGCTTTCACACCAGCTGATGCGCATGCAAGATTTAAAAGATTAGAAGGTTATAATGTAATGCACCCTCAAGGATTTGATGCTTTTGGTCTTCCTGCAGAAAATGCTGCAATTAAAAGAAACATAAATCCCAAAAAATGGACTTTTGACAACATAAATAACATGGAAAAGCAATTTGATATGATGGGTAATTCTTATGACTGGAATAGAAAACTTATCACTTGTACTCCGGAGTATTATAAATGGAATCAAAAGTTTTTTATAGAAATGTATAAAAAAGGTCTGGCTTACAGAAAAAATGGACCTGTATGGTGGGATCCTATTGATCAAACAACACTAGCAAACGAGCAAGTAGTTGATGGAAAATCTGAAAGATCTGGAGCTGAAGTTGTTAAGAAACTAATGCCTCAATGGTATTTCAAAATTACTGATTATGCTGAAGAGTTATTAGATATGAGTACACTTGAATGGCCTGAAAAAATAAAACAAATGCAAAGAAATTGGATAGGTAAATCTGAAGGAGTAACTATAAATTTCAGTGTAGAAAATCATAATGAAAAGATTAGTACATTTACAACAAGGATTGATACTATTTATGGAGTCACATTTGTAGTTCTAGCCCCTGAACATCCTCTTATTAAATCTCTTTCATTAGATAAAAATAAAAGTGTTCAATCCTATATAAGACGGTCTCAAAAAATGTCAGAAATTGATAGAACATCCACAATAAGAGAAAAAACTGGAGTAAAAACAGATATTTTTTGTATAAATCCCGTAACAAATGAAAAGCTACCAGTTTTTATTGGAGATTATGTTCTCGCATCATATGGTACTGGAGCCGTTATGGGAGTACCAGCGCATGATGAAAGAGATTTTATTTTTGCTAAAAAATATGAACTTCCAATTAAAGTTGTTATTTCACCTGATGGATCAAATGATATTGAATTAAATGATGCTTTTACAGGTAACGGAATTCAAATAAACTCAGGAGAATTCAATGGAATAAGTAACAATGATGGAAAAAAGAAAATTGCAGACTTAGTATCAGACAAAGGATTTGGTAAAAAGACAATTACATATCACTTAAGAGATTGGCTAATATCTAGACAAAGATATTGGGGAACTCCTATTCCAATGTTATACGATAATAATAATGAAATTATTCCTGTCGAAGATGAATATTTACCTGTAATTCTTCCTGATGCAAAAGAATTTATGCCTACAGGTCAGTCACCATTAACTCTGGATAAAGAGTTTCTTTATTTTGATCATCCTAAATATGGAAAATTAAGAAGAGAAACAGACACTATGGATACTTTTATGGATTCTTCATGGTATCACTTAAAATTTGCTAGTCCAGGAATACTAGATCTTCCTTTTGAAAAGGAAAAAATAGATCTATGGAGTCCAGTCGATCAATATATGGGGGGAGCAGAACATGCAGTAATGCATTTATTATATGCAAGATTTTTCAATAAGGTTCTTAGAGACTTAGGCTATCTAGATTTTGATGAACCTTACAAAAGACTCTTTAATCAAGGTGTCATGTTAGCAAGGCATATGAAAATTTCAAAAAGAAATAATCCCTTAAATCCTGAACCATTAGTTAAAAAATATGGAACTGATTCAGTTAGGGCTTACCTAATGTTTTTAGGCCCTTGGGATAGAGGTGGAGATTGGTCGGATTCAGGAATTAACGGAGTTTACCGATGGTTAAATCGAGTATGGGATATGATGATAATAAAATATAAAGAAAATAAAATATCTGAAGAAGAAACAAAAAAAACAATCCAAATATCAAACCAGACTACGAAAAATGTTCTTAATGATATGAGTAATTTTAAGTTTAATACTTCGATAGCTTCTCTTATGGAATACACTAACTATCTTTCTAAAATAAAAAAACAAGGTTCTATCTCAAACTCAGACTGGCAAGATGCTTGCAAAAGACTATTGATTCACTTATCTCCAATCTGTCCTCATATAACAGAAGAAATCTGGCTTATTCTAGGGAATAAGAGCTCAATTCATCTACAAAATAATCCTACTTTTGAAGAAAAATTAATTGAAAAAGATACTTTTACTTTAATAGTACAAATAAATGGTAAACTTCGAGACCAAATAGAGATGAAGAAAGGATTATCAGAACAAGATATTAAGAATTCAGTTTTGAACTCAGAAAAAGTTTTGAAATATATTTCTAATAAAGAAATAGTAAAAGAAATATATGTTCAAGATAAGCTATATAACTTAGTTATTAAGTAA